A single region of the Fusobacterium varium genome encodes:
- a CDS encoding FprA family A-type flavoprotein, producing the protein MYNVRKVTEDLYWIGGDDHRLHLFENIHPIPRGVSYNSYLLLDKKTVLFDTVDWSIGRQFLENLEHVLDGRPLDYMVINHMEPDHAAMIEEVMLRYPKVKVISSEKAFYFMNQFGFHIDSSKTEIVKEGDKKSFGKHEILFVAAPMVHWPEAMVSFDTTNGVLFSADAFGSFGALDGKLFNDEVNFDRDWIDDARRYYTNIVGKYGPHVQALLKKAAGIDIKIVCPLHGPVWRNNLGYFIDKYDKWSRYEPEEKGVMIVYASMYGNTENAASVLASKLVEKGMNNVVMYDVSKTHISQLISETFKYSNVVLASVTYNLGIYPLMHNYLMDMKALNVQNRTFAILENGSWACESGRLMREFLENMRNMTVLDEKVTLTSSMTAEQIGEMDTLVDSIINSMK; encoded by the coding sequence ATGTATAATGTTAGAAAAGTGACTGAAGATTTATATTGGATAGGAGGAGATGATCACCGTCTTCATCTATTTGAAAATATACACCCAATCCCTCGTGGAGTTTCATACAACTCATACTTACTTTTAGATAAGAAAACTGTTCTTTTTGATACTGTTGATTGGTCTATAGGACGTCAATTTTTAGAAAACTTAGAACATGTTTTAGATGGCAGACCTCTTGACTATATGGTTATTAATCATATGGAGCCTGACCATGCTGCTATGATAGAAGAAGTTATGCTACGTTATCCAAAAGTTAAAGTTATTAGTAGTGAAAAAGCATTCTACTTTATGAATCAATTTGGATTCCATATTGACAGCTCTAAAACTGAAATTGTAAAAGAAGGAGATAAAAAATCTTTCGGAAAACATGAGATACTATTTGTTGCTGCTCCTATGGTACACTGGCCAGAAGCTATGGTAAGTTTTGATACTACTAACGGAGTGTTATTTAGTGCTGATGCTTTCGGTTCATTTGGAGCATTAGATGGAAAACTATTTAATGATGAAGTTAATTTTGATCGTGATTGGATAGATGATGCTAGACGTTACTACACAAATATAGTTGGAAAATATGGACCTCATGTTCAAGCTCTGCTTAAAAAAGCTGCTGGTATAGATATTAAAATTGTTTGTCCTCTACATGGTCCAGTATGGCGTAATAACCTTGGATACTTCATTGATAAATATGATAAATGGAGTAGATATGAGCCTGAAGAAAAAGGAGTTATGATTGTATATGCTTCAATGTATGGAAATACTGAAAATGCAGCATCAGTTTTAGCTTCTAAATTAGTTGAAAAAGGAATGAATAATGTTGTAATGTATGATGTTTCTAAAACTCATATATCTCAACTTATCTCTGAAACATTCAAGTATAGTAATGTGGTATTAGCTTCTGTTACTTACAACTTAGGAATTTATCCATTGATGCACAACTATCTAATGGATATGAAAGCTCTTAATGTTCAAAATAGAACTTTTGCTATCCTTGAAAATGGTTCTTGGGCTTGTGAGTCTGGAAGATTAATGCGTGAATTTTTAGAAAATATGAGAAATATGACTGTTCTTGATGAAAAAGTAACTCTTACTTCTTCAATGACAGCTGAGCAAATTGGAGAGATGGATACTTTAGTTGACAGTATTATCAACTCTATGAAATAG
- a CDS encoding GntR family transcriptional regulator: MEEKANKELEKKKKKLRYVGVYDSIYEKIKDGEFEDRLPAEPELAKLMGVSRMTLRQALTLLREDGIIKNIQGKGNFIISDGVKWEKGLETFGHPVYDSLNDIIDEVEFQFRIEPSTDYTNKVLERKTPVIIFADRWYKSKGVAKAYTLSILPVETIKEREIDLNNSEELLKYLEKEIYEEARHSNLKLIYSESGNFSAIKYKISESNKCYLVTESLYSKNKYPEVHNKHYLPIEHSHIEINRKI; the protein is encoded by the coding sequence ATGGAAGAAAAAGCGAATAAAGAATTAGAGAAAAAGAAGAAAAAATTAAGATATGTGGGAGTCTATGATAGTATATATGAAAAAATAAAAGATGGAGAGTTTGAAGATAGATTGCCAGCAGAACCAGAATTAGCAAAGCTTATGGGAGTGAGTAGAATGACTTTAAGACAGGCACTTACTCTTTTAAGAGAGGATGGGATTATAAAAAATATTCAAGGAAAGGGAAACTTTATAATAAGTGATGGTGTTAAATGGGAGAAAGGGCTAGAAACATTTGGACATCCTGTGTATGATTCTTTAAATGATATTATTGATGAAGTGGAGTTTCAATTTAGAATAGAGCCTTCAACAGATTACACTAATAAAGTTTTAGAAAGAAAGACTCCAGTTATTATTTTTGCTGATAGATGGTATAAATCTAAGGGAGTGGCTAAGGCATATACACTTTCAATTTTACCAGTAGAGACAATAAAAGAGAGAGAGATAGACTTAAATAATTCAGAGGAGTTACTTAAATATTTAGAAAAAGAGATCTACGAAGAGGCTAGACACTCAAATTTAAAACTGATTTACTCTGAATCTGGCAACTTTTCAGCTATAAAATATAAGATATCAGAGAGCAATAAATGTTATTTAGTAACTGAAAGTTTATACAGTAAAAATAAGTATCCAGAGGTTCATAATAAGCATTATCTGCCAATAGAGCATTCACATATAGAGATAAATAGAAAAATATAA